From the Methanothermobacter sp. genome, the window GGTTATTGAAAGGGCAAAGGGGAAACTCAGGGCCATTATAGATTCAGGTGTTGGACTCGGGGGCAACAGGAGGGCCCTTGCACTTGCCTCAGATTATCCGGGATTCATATACCCCACCATGGGTTTCCATCCTGCCGACGCATCAAAGGCCAGACCTGAACTCATAGAGGAGGTCTCGGGGCAGATAGAATCACACATTGACAGGATCGTGGCCATAGGCGAGACAGGTATGGACTTCCACCACACCCGCGATGCTGAGGGAAGGAGAAGACAGGAGGAGGCCTTCAGAATCTTCGCCAGACTTGCAGAGGAACATGAGATGCCCCTGGTTGTCCATGCAAGGGACGCCGAGGAGAGGGCCCTTGAGATTGTACTGGAGCACAGCATACCAGAGGTGGTCTTTCACTGCTACGGTGGCAGCCTATCAACTGCAGAGAGGATAATGGACGCTGGCTACCACATATCAATATCCACACTTGTGACCTTCTCGGATCACCACATGAAACTTGTGGAGGACCTCCCGCTGGAGTGCATGCTTACAGAGACCGACAGCCCATACCTCTCCCCCTTCAGGGGGAAGCGCAACGAGCCAGCATTTGTGGCTGAAGCGGTTAAGAAAATAGCAGAGATCAAGGAAACCGATATTGAGGATGTTGACAGGGTGACAACATCCAATGCAGAAAGAATTTTTGGCCTGTGAGGCCCTCTGGATTTATTCATCCATCTCCCTGAAAACCTCAGCTGCCGCAGTAACACCATTTATGGCTGCAGGAAACCCTGCATAAACGGCCATCTGGATTAGGACCTCAATTATCTCCTCCCTGCTGCACCCGGCATTGAGGGCACCCTTCACATGACCTTTTAACTGTTTTTCAGCCCCAAGGACCGTGAGGGCAGCCAAGGTGACAAGTTCCCTTGTTTTAAGATCCAGCGCATCCCTGGAGTAGATGTCACCATATGCAAATTCAACCACGAACCTTGAAAGATCAGGTGCAACATCCTCAAGTTCATCACGCAGCTTCCTGTAGGACTCCCTGTGTATCCTCTCAAGTATCTCCATTCCAGCAGTGTATCTGTCCATACTTCAACCTCCCGATCTGGAAACCCCACCTGGTTTCCACACTGATTTAATAGTATGGCGGCGGTGTCGACTGCCCCACCGTCATCCAGACCATCAGTTTCCACACTAATTTAATAGTATGGTGGATATAAACCTATAGACTGGAGGAGAAGGTTCATGAGGCCATACGTTATACTCAACGCAGCAATGACACTGGACGGTAAGATTGCAACAAAGACAGGTAGTTCTGAGATATCCGGTGAGGAGGATCTCAGGAGGGTCCATGAGCTTCGAAGGGAATGTGACGCCATAATGGTGGGGATAAACACGGTACTCGCAGATGACCCCCGGCTCACCGTCCACAGGGTTGATGCAGAGGAAGGGGATAACCCTCTCAGGGTGGTTGTTGACAGCAGGGCAAGGACACCCCTGGATTTCAGGGTCCTCAACCATGAGGCCCCCACTGTGATAGGTGTCTCGGAGAGTGCCCCGGCATCAAGGGTTAATGAACTCAGAAAAAGGGCTGAGGTTGTGGTTGCAGGAAAAGACAGGGTGGATCTCCGCCTGCTCCTTGAGAGGCTCCATGAGATGGGTGTCAGGAGGCTGATGCTCGAGGGGGGCTCAACCCTCAATTTTTCAATGTTAACGGAGGGCCTTGTTGATGAGGTCCGGGTGTGCATAGCCCCGATGATCGCCGGTGGTAGGGAGGCAAGGACACTGGTTGATGGTGAGGGCATAGACGATATGTCTGAGGCCATAAAACTTGAACTTGAGAGGTTCTACACCCTGGGGGAGGACCTCATAGTTGAGTACACAGTAAAGAGGTAGATGTGGTTTTCATGCTAGAGAGGATCTATGAGAGGATACTGAGGATAAGGGAAGACGGATGCAGGGACTGCCTGAAGGTCGTCTGCCGTATGGATGACTTTCAGTTCAACCAGCTCATGTCGAGGCTCCAGCTGCAGATTGAGATAACCTCACGGTACAATCCGCCCGTGAGGCCTGCCCTGGATCCCATGATATCCACGGAACTTGGTGTGTACAGGGGTGATGATGAGAACATAGGGAGACTCCTTGGCTACCCTGAGTGCTGCATAAAGAGCTTCTCTGAGAACACCAGGTATGCGATTGATGAGGATCACCTTGCAGAGGTGGATGAACTTGAGGTTCCCCCAGGTAAATGCGCCCTTGTGCTACCATCAGGTTTCATACCCTGTAGCCTCAGATGCAGGGAGGCATGGGAGAGGAATCTCATAGCCTTTGCAGACATGGAGGAGTTTAAGAGGATACTTGAACTTGAGGATGAACTNNNNNNNNNNNNNNNNNNNNNNNNNNNNNNNNNNNNNNNNNNNNNNNNNNNNNNNNNNNNNNNNNNNNNNNNNNNNNNNNNNNNNNNNNNNNNNNNNNNNGCGCCCTTGTGCTACCATCAGGTTTCATACCCTGTAGCCTCAGATGCAGGGAGGCATGGGAGAGGAATCTCATAGCCTTTGCAGACATGGAGGAGTTTAAGAGGATACTTGAACTTGAGGATGAACTCCGCATGAAGCTCCCGCATTTTCATCTGGCATATGATGAGTATTTTGAGAAGATAGTCCTTGATTGAATCTTTTTTTGGCTTACCATATGAGAAATCATTTCATTTAAAACATGAATCAGGTATTACTTTTGATCCATCTCTTTTTTAAATTGTTCTTACTTAGAATATTTTAATTAAGATTTAAATAGAATCCCATCAAATTTCTTTACGATATTAAATCAGTAAATTATTAAAAATTTAAAGGAGGTGAAAAAATGAAGAAGTTTCTGCTGATAGCACTTATTCTGCTCATTGTTTCAGTTCCATCAGTCTCAGCAGCAGACAACGACACCAACACAACAGAGTCAAAGATGCTGAAGGATACAAACATGGTGGTGCTCCTCACAGGTTGCGTGGTGGGAACCGTCGACCCCATAATGAACGACGCATACCACAACGACCTCCTCCCCGCTGGATACAACTTCAGTCTGAAAATATACACCATGGACACCTTCAACCTCAACTCAACGGCATCCAGCCAGTTCAAAAATGACGTGAAGAACGCAGATATATTCTTCCTCTTCACAAGACCTGGTTACCCGGTGACAGGGATGAGCTATGGGACGGAATTCGATGCAGCAGTCGACTTCCAGGCCCTCGCAGCCAGCATGAAACCTGGGGCGCGAATATTCGTCCTGGGCCCTGTAA encodes:
- a CDS encoding TatD family hydrolase → MDVHCHMDFKDFNRNREEVIERAKGKLRAIIDSGVGLGGNRRALALASDYPGFIYPTMGFHPADASKARPELIEEVSGQIESHIDRIVAIGETGMDFHHTRDAEGRRRQEEAFRIFARLAEEHEMPLVVHARDAEERALEIVLEHSIPEVVFHCYGGSLSTAERIMDAGYHISISTLVTFSDHHMKLVEDLPLECMLTETDSPYLSPFRGKRNEPAFVAEAVKKIAEIKETDIEDVDRVTTSNAERIFGL
- a CDS encoding carboxymuconolactone decarboxylase family protein, whose amino-acid sequence is MDRYTAGMEILERIHRESYRKLRDELEDVAPDLSRFVVEFAYGDIYSRDALDLKTRELVTLAALTVLGAEKQLKGHVKGALNAGCSREEIIEVLIQMAVYAGFPAAINGVTAAAEVFREMDE
- a CDS encoding 2,5-diamino-6-(ribosylamino)-4(3H)-pyrimidinone 5'-phosphate reductase — translated: MRPYVILNAAMTLDGKIATKTGSSEISGEEDLRRVHELRRECDAIMVGINTVLADDPRLTVHRVDAEEGDNPLRVVVDSRARTPLDFRVLNHEAPTVIGVSESAPASRVNELRKRAEVVVAGKDRVDLRLLLERLHEMGVRRLMLEGGSTLNFSMLTEGLVDEVRVCIAPMIAGGREARTLVDGEGIDDMSEAIKLELERFYTLGEDLIVEYTVKR
- a CDS encoding DUF483 domain-containing protein, whose protein sequence is MLERIYERILRIREDGCRDCLKVVCRMDDFQFNQLMSRLQLQIEITSRYNPPVRPALDPMISTELGVYRGDDENIGRLLGYPECCIKSFSENTRYAIDEDHLAEVDELEVPPGKCALVLPSGFIPCSLRCREAWERNLIAFADMEEFKRILELEDEL
- a CDS encoding DUF483 domain-containing protein encodes the protein ALVLPSGFIPCSLRCREAWERNLIAFADMEEFKRILELEDELRMKLPHFHLAYDEYFEKIVLD